The Bacteroidota bacterium sequence TGCTCCCGGCAGGTCGAATTCTTTGTGTAAATATGCAAACAGGTAGTAGAGCATGTCAGTTCATGAGATTGAAAAAATCCTGTAATACTTTTTTATCGTCAAATGGAGTACGCACGCCTTTTACTTCCTGGTATTTTTCATGTCCCTTTCCTGCAACCAGGATAATATCTCCGGGTTGAGCAAGAGATACCGCCGTCTTGATTGCTTCTTTCCTGTCAACAATGGAAAGTGTTTTTCTCACCTCACCCATCGGAACACCTTTTTCCATTTGCTGGATAATTTCTGTCGGGTCCTCTGAACGGGGATTGTCGCTTGTCAGAATAACACGATCACTCAATTCACACGCGATCTTGGCCATGACCGGACGTTTCGCCGCGTCACGATCACCTCCGCAACCGACAATAGTTATTACTCGTCCCTGACCGGATCTCACATCATGAATCGTGGACAAAACATTTTGTAAAGCGTCAGGCGTATGTGCGTAATCGACTACACCAACAACGTTGGCTCTGGACGTAAGAAAATCAAATCGACCTTCCACGGGAACCAGTCTGCTCAGCGCAGTGAGCGCTTCCATTTTTGATTCATTGAGAATGACTGCCGCTGCATAAGTCGCTGTAAGATTGTACGCATTAAAACTTCCGATCAATCTGCACAACACTTCGTGTCCGTCAAGATTCAGGAGCAATCCGGAAAAATGATTTTCAATGAGTTTGCATTTGTAATCACTCATTGAACGGAGACTATATGTATATTTTCTTGCCTTAGTATTCTGAAGCATCACCACACCATTCTTATCGTCAAGATTCACGAGCGCGAATGCCGACTCAGGTAATGCGTCAAAAAATCCTTTTTTAGCTTTGATGTATTCTTCAAAAGTCTTGTGATAATCGAGGTGATCATGAGTGATATTTGTAAAAATGCCACCAACAAAACGAAGTCCCGCAATACGTTTCTGAACAACTGCATGCGAACTCACTTCCATAAACGCGTGAGAACATCCATCATCAACCATTGCTGACAGCAGCGCATTCAGTTGCAATGGATCAGGTGTAGTATGTGTGGACGGAATCACCTGGTCGTTGATCTGATTTCTTACGGTAGAAATCAATCCGCAGGGATGACCAAGAGATCTGAATAACTGAAAAAGCAAAGTCGCTGTAGTCGTTTTTCCATTGGTTCCGGTAACTCCTACCAATTCCAGTTTTTCAGAAGGATTGCCATAAAAGTTGCTTGCTATCTGTGCAAGAGCGAGAGAAGAATCACTCACTTTTACATAGGTCACGCCACTGATCAATTCATCCGGAAATTTT is a genomic window containing:
- a CDS encoding UDP-N-acetylmuramoyl-L-alanyl-D-glutamate--2,6-diaminopimelate ligase, which gives rise to MSVLKDILYKTGILDVAGFTDTIISDVCFDSRKVREGSLFVAVRGTQADGHGFIPAVIEKGAIAIVCEKFPDELISGVTYVKVSDSSLALAQIASNFYGNPSEKLELVGVTGTNGKTTTATLLFQLFRSLGHPCGLISTVRNQINDQVIPSTHTTPDPLQLNALLSAMVDDGCSHAFMEVSSHAVVQKRIAGLRFVGGIFTNITHDHLDYHKTFEEYIKAKKGFFDALPESAFALVNLDDKNGVVMLQNTKARKYTYSLRSMSDYKCKLIENHFSGLLLNLDGHEVLCRLIGSFNAYNLTATYAAAVILNESKMEALTALSRLVPVEGRFDFLTSRANVVGVVDYAHTPDALQNVLSTIHDVRSGQGRVITIVGCGGDRDAAKRPVMAKIACELSDRVILTSDNPRSEDPTEIIQQMEKGVPMGEVRKTLSIVDRKEAIKTAVSLAQPGDIILVAGKGHEKYQEVKGVRTPFDDKKVLQDFFNLMN